The Glycine soja cultivar W05 chromosome 8, ASM419377v2, whole genome shotgun sequence genome has a window encoding:
- the LOC114423875 gene encoding protodermal factor 1-like isoform X2, translated as MERKRSHASFTMFAMLVGVISQSLVIPVVSTTVEDQKNYYTPDPHAGSPPSGSHSSTPPSHGHGSSPPSHHHSSPSTPSTPSGGNCGSSPPQHHDPTTPSTPSTPSNPPSGGYYGGSPPTPVTVSPPTTPVDPGTPSIPSPPLIPSPSPFTGTCNYWRNHPAIIWGILGWWGTLGSAFGVTGTTVPGFSPGLSLPQALSNTRTDGLGALYREGTASFLNSMVNNKFPYTTNQVRDRFVASLNSNKAAEAQAQLFKMANEGRMKPRP; from the exons ATGGAGAGGAAAAGAAGCCATGCCTCTTTCACCATGTTTGCAATGCTTGTTGGAGTGATCTCTCAGAGCCTTGTCATTCCTGTAGTATCCACCACTGTTGAAGATCAGAAGAACTACTACACCCCAGATCCACATGCTGGAAGTCCCCCCTCAG GCTCACACAGTAGTACTCCTCCATCTCATGGCCATGGAAGCTCTCCACCCTCACATCATCACAGTAGTCCAAGTACTCCATCAACACCCTCAGGTGGAAACTGTGGATCATCACCTCCACAACATCATGATCCAACAACACCCTCAACTCCATCAACACCATCAAACCCTCCCTCAGGTGGATACTATGGAGGTAGCCCCCCAACACCTGTCACTGTGAGCCCACCAACTACTCCAGTTGACCCTGGAACCCCTAGTATCCCCTCACCACCACTCATTCCTTCCCCATCTCCCTTCACTGGCACATGCAA CtattggaggaatcatccagcAATCATCTGGGGAATCCTTGGCTGGTGGGGAACCCTAGGAAGTGCATTTGGTGTGACAGGTACTACTGTTCCAGGGTTCAGTCCTGGCCTTAGCTTGCCACAAGCACTTTCCAACACAAGAACTGATGGGCTAGGAGCACTCTACAGAGAAGGCACAGCTTCCTTCCTCAACTCCATGGTGAACAACAAGTTCCCTTACACAACCAACCAAGTCAGGGACAGGTTTGTGGCCTCACTCAACTCCAACAAGGCAGCAGAAGCACAAGCCCAGCTCTTCAAGATGGCCAACGAAGGAAGAATGAAGCCTAGACCATGA
- the LOC114423875 gene encoding protodermal factor 1-like isoform X1 — protein MERKRSHASFTMFAMLVGVISQSLVIPVVSTTVEDQKNYYTPDPHAGSPPSGFSDSLCSHSSTPPSHGHGSSPPSHHHSSPSTPSTPSGGNCGSSPPQHHDPTTPSTPSTPSNPPSGGYYGGSPPTPVTVSPPTTPVDPGTPSIPSPPLIPSPSPFTGTCNYWRNHPAIIWGILGWWGTLGSAFGVTGTTVPGFSPGLSLPQALSNTRTDGLGALYREGTASFLNSMVNNKFPYTTNQVRDRFVASLNSNKAAEAQAQLFKMANEGRMKPRP, from the exons ATGGAGAGGAAAAGAAGCCATGCCTCTTTCACCATGTTTGCAATGCTTGTTGGAGTGATCTCTCAGAGCCTTGTCATTCCTGTAGTATCCACCACTGTTGAAGATCAGAAGAACTACTACACCCCAGATCCACATGCTGGAAGTCCCCCCTCAGGTTTCTCCGATTCTCTGT GCTCACACAGTAGTACTCCTCCATCTCATGGCCATGGAAGCTCTCCACCCTCACATCATCACAGTAGTCCAAGTACTCCATCAACACCCTCAGGTGGAAACTGTGGATCATCACCTCCACAACATCATGATCCAACAACACCCTCAACTCCATCAACACCATCAAACCCTCCCTCAGGTGGATACTATGGAGGTAGCCCCCCAACACCTGTCACTGTGAGCCCACCAACTACTCCAGTTGACCCTGGAACCCCTAGTATCCCCTCACCACCACTCATTCCTTCCCCATCTCCCTTCACTGGCACATGCAA CtattggaggaatcatccagcAATCATCTGGGGAATCCTTGGCTGGTGGGGAACCCTAGGAAGTGCATTTGGTGTGACAGGTACTACTGTTCCAGGGTTCAGTCCTGGCCTTAGCTTGCCACAAGCACTTTCCAACACAAGAACTGATGGGCTAGGAGCACTCTACAGAGAAGGCACAGCTTCCTTCCTCAACTCCATGGTGAACAACAAGTTCCCTTACACAACCAACCAAGTCAGGGACAGGTTTGTGGCCTCACTCAACTCCAACAAGGCAGCAGAAGCACAAGCCCAGCTCTTCAAGATGGCCAACGAAGGAAGAATGAAGCCTAGACCATGA